A region from the Ciconia boyciana chromosome 1, ASM3463844v1, whole genome shotgun sequence genome encodes:
- the LOC140646343 gene encoding lactosylceramide 4-alpha-galactosyltransferase-like has protein sequence MGATLPRMSNCLPNLTTVPLSHRLGALFIATISFVFFASVMFYWRTGEDTEGQLYSLSTQSRCAQLLPYLPHGTAAGPSPSPGDVFFVETSEQTNPSYLFTCSVESAARTHPETRVVLLMKGLAKSNASLPNHWGFSLLSCFPNVEIWPLDLLELFSGTPLAKWYLQSDHQKEPYFLPVLSDACRIAIMWKFGGIYLDTDFIVLRNLRNLTNALGMQSQDVLNGAFLSFKPKHEFMELCMKDFVDNYNGWVWGHQGPHLLTRVFKKWCSINNIQNNMSCKGVCALSPEAFYPVCWEDWKKLFDTISSSELQKLLKNTYAVHVWNKLSHGTRLEITSQALLAQLYSQFCPSTYAKMKKDSEEQSRPVM, from the coding sequence ATGGGGGCGACACTGCCCAGGATGTCCAACTGCCTGCCAAATCTGACCACGGTGCCACTGAGCCACAGGCTTGGGGCTCTGTTTATCGCCACCATTTCATTTGTGTTCTTTGCCAGTGTCATGTTCTACTGGAGAACTGGGGAGGACACTGAGGGCCAGCTCTACAGCTTGTCTACACAAAGCCGGTGTGCTCAGCTTTTGCCTTACCTGCCCCATGGCACTGCAGCTGGGCCCTCTCCTTCGCCAGGGGATGTGTTTTTTGTGGAGACCTCAGAGCAAACTAACCCAAGTTACTTGTTCACGTGCTCTGTGGAGTCAGCGGCCCGGACGCACCCTGAGACAAGGGTCGTGTTGCTCATGAAAGGTTTGGCAAAGAGTAATGCCTCGTTACCCAACCACTGGGGCTTCTCGTTGCTGAGCTGCTTCCCCAATGTGGAAATCTGGCCCCTGGACTTGCTGGAGCTTTTCTCAGGGACGCCTCTGGCAAAGTGGTACTTGCAGTCAGACCACCAGAAGGAACCTTATTTCTTACCCGTCCTGTCTGATGCCTGCAGAATTGCCATCATGTGGAAATTTGGTGGCATCTACCTGGACACAGACTTCATTGTGCTCAGGAACTTGAGGAACCTCACCAATGCCCTCGGTATGCAGTCTCAGGATGTACTGAACGGGGCCTTTCTGTCCTTCAAACCCAAGCATGAGTTCATGGAGCTTTGCATGAAGGACTTTGTGGATAACTACAATGGCTGGGTCTGGGGGCACCAGGGCCCACACCTCTTAACGCGTGTCTTCAAGAAGTGGTGCTCCATCAATAATATCCAGAACAACATGAGCTGCAAAGGGGTGTGTGCTCTTTCCCCAGAAGCCTTTTATCCTGTTTGCTGGGAGGACTGGAAGAAGTTGTTTGATACAATCAGCTCCTCGGAGCTTCAGAAGCTCCTTAAGAACACCTATGCAGTGCACGTATGGAACAAACTGAGCCACGGGACAAGGCTAGAGATCACGTCCCAGGCTTTGCTGGCTCAGCTGTATTCTCAGTTCTGCCCTTCCACATATGCGAAGATGAAGAAGGACTCTGAAGAGCAGTCAAGGCCTGTAATGTGA
- the LOC140646349 gene encoding lactosylceramide 4-alpha-galactosyltransferase-like: MLRIPNCLLKLTRVVLSHRLRALFILTFKFMSFASIMLYWRITEDPKGRGQVYSLPVEIRCADSVPSPPRAIAGGPRPSPGDVFFVETSERTNPSYLFMCSVESAARTHPETRVVVLMKGLANSNTSLPNHWGFSLLSCFPNVEIRPLDLLELFSGTPLAKWYLQAQQRWEPYFLPVLSDACRIAIMWKFGGIYLDTDFIVLRNLKNLTNVLGTQSKYVLNGAFLSFTPKHKFMELCMKDFVENYNSWIWGHQGPQLLTRVFKKWCSIRSLRSSTSCKGVSALPREAFYPIRWQDWKKYFEVVSSSELHHLFNNTYAVHIWNKKSQGTRLEITSQALLAQLHSHFCPATYDIMKKDSKRQ, translated from the coding sequence ATGCTCAGGATACCCAACTGCCTGCTAAAACTGACCAGGGTGGTGCTGAGCCACAGGCTCAGGGCTCTGTTTATCCTCACCTTTAAGTTCATGTCATTTGCCTCCATCATGTTGTACTGGAGAATCACGGAGGACCCTAAGGGCAGGGGCCAAGTCTACAGCTTGCCTGTTGAAATCCGCTGTGCTGACTCTGTGCCTTCTCCTCCCCGTGCCATTGCTGGTGGGCCCCGTCCTTCCCCAGGGGATGTGTTTTTTGTGGAGACCTCGGAGCGAACTAACCCAAGTTATCTGTTCATGTGCTCTGTGGAGTCAGCGGCCAGGACGCACCCTGAGACAAGGGTCGTGGTGCTCATGAAAGGTTTGGCAAACAGTAACACCTCGTTACCCAACCACTGGGGCTTCTCGTTGCTGAGCTGCTTCCCCAATGTGGAAATCCGGCCCCTGGACTTGCTGGAGCTTTTCTCAGGGACACCTCTGGCAAAGTGGTACTTGCAGGCTCAGCAGCGCTGGGAGCCTTATTTCTTACCTGTCCTGTCTGACGCCTGCAGAATTGCCATCATGTGGAAATTTGGTGGCATCTACCTGGACACAGACTTCATTGTGCTTAGGAACTTGAAGAACCTCACCAATGTGCTTGGTACCCAGTCCAAGTATGTACTGAACGGGGCCTTTCTGTCCTTTACGCCCAAACACAAGTTCATGGAACTTTGCATGAAGGACTTTGTGGAGAACTACAACAGCTGGATCTGGGGGCACCAGGGCCCACAGCTCTTAACGCGTGTCTTCAAGAAGTGGTGCTCCATCAGGAGTCTTCGGAGCAGTACAAGCTGCAAAGGAGTGAGTGCTCTGCCCCGTGAGGCTTTTTATCCCATTCGGTGGCAGGACTGGAAGAAATACTTTGAAGTGGTCAGCTCCTCGGAGCTCCACCACCTCTTTAATAACACCTATGCAGTGCACATATGGAACAAGAAGAGCCAAGGGACAAGGCTAGAGATCACATCCCAGGCTTTGCTGGCTCAGCTGCATTCTCACTTCTGCCCTGCCACGTATGATATCATGAAGAAGGACTCTAAACGGCAGTGA